A genomic window from Salvelinus namaycush isolate Seneca chromosome 5, SaNama_1.0, whole genome shotgun sequence includes:
- the LOC120048598 gene encoding glycogen synthase kinase-3 beta-like, which yields MSGSGRPRTSSFAEPPGAPGAASAAAGSSVTGGISTGKSGASQATGSSSTGFGNLKLARDSGKVTTVVATPGQGPDRPQEVSYTDIKVIGNGSFGVVYQARLIDSQEMVAIKKVLQDKRFKNRELQIMRKLDHCNIVRLRYFFYSSGEKKDEVYLNLVLDFVPETVYRVARHFNKAKTTIPIIYVKVYMYQLFRSLAYIHSQGVCHRDIKPQNLLVDPETAILKLCDFGSAKQLVRGEPNVSYICSRYYRAPELIFGATDYTSNIDIWSAGCVLAELLLGQPIFPGDSGVDQLVEIIKVLGTPTREQIREMNPNYTEFKFPQIKAHPWTKVFKPRTPPEAISLCSRLLEYTPVTRLSPLEACAHAFFEELRQPTARLPSGRELPLLFNFSPVELSIQPQLNSTLIPPHARAQTSPASHDGSVSDSTAQPSSVPGSINST from the exons ATGAGCGGCAGCGGGCGGCCCAGGACCAGCTCGTTTGCTGAGCCTCCAGGGGCTCCCGGAGCCGCTTCAGCCGCCGCCGGATCGTCTGTTACCGGAGGGATTTCTACAGGAAAATCTGGGGCTTCACAGGCCACAGGGAGCAGCTCGACTGGCTTCGGAAATTTGAAACTAGCCC GAGACAGTGGCAAGGTGACAACTGTGGTGGCCACACCAGGCCAGGGTCCAGACCGCCCACAGGAGGTGTCCTACACAGACATCAAGGTGATCGGGAATGGTTCCTTTGGGGTGGTGTACCAGGCCCGCCTCATTGACAGCCAGGAGATGGTTGCCATCAAGAAGGTTCTGCAGGATAAGAGGTTTAAG AACCGAGAACTACAGATCATGAGGAAATTGGACCACTGCAACATTGTCAGGCTACGTTACTTTTTCTACTCCAGTGGGGAGAAG AAAGACGAGGTGTATCTGAACCTAGTGCTGGACTTTGTCCCAGAGACGGTGTATAGGGTGGCCCGGCACTTCAACAAGGCCAAGACCACCATCCCCATTATATACGTCAAG GTGTACATGTACCAGCTGTTCCGCAGCCTGGCCTATATCCATTCCCAGGGCGTATGTCACAGAGACATCAAACCCCAGAACCTGCTGGTGGACCCCGAGACAGCCATCCTCAAACTCTGTGACTTCGGCAG TGCTAAGCAGCTTGTTCGCGGGGAGCCCAATGTGTCCTATATCTGCTCGCGGTACTACCGTGCCCCCGAGCTCATCTTTGGCGCCACGGACTACACGTCCAACATTGACATCTGGTCAGCGGGCTGCGTGCTGGCCGAACTGCTGCTGGGACAGCCCATCTTCCCCGGGGACAGTGGAGTGGACCAACTGGTAGAGATCATCAAG GTTTTGGGGACTCCGACGAGAGAGCAGATCCGAGAGATGAACCCCAACTACACAGAGTTCAAATTCCCCCAGATCAAAGCACACCCCTGGACAAAG GTGTTTAAGCCGCGTACCCCCCCAGAGGCCATCTCCCTGTGTTCCCGTCTGTTAGAGTACACCCCTGTGACCAGGCTGTCCCCCCTGGAGGCCTGCGCCCACGCCTTCTTCGAAGAGCTGCGCCAGcccactgcccgtctgcccagcggacGAGAACTTCCCCTCCTCTTCAACTTCAGCCCTGTCG agctgtCTATCCAGCCCCAGTTGAACTCCACACTCATTCCTCCTCACGCTCGCGCACAGACATCACCTGCCTCACACG aTGGCAGTGTGTCGGACAGTACCGCCCAGCCCAGCTCAGTACCTGGATCCATCAACAGCACCTGA